In a genomic window of Streptomyces koelreuteriae:
- a CDS encoding YybH family protein produces MSIIKHALPLAAAGIVLTAGSIVVPGLIQAEPASASASTLTGNSSNTAVQAGAEAADRAGARAVAKTPDQLLQLLGERIKAKDVKGIIALHEPEAAIVNYDGSIIRGHKEIRAFYVEWFKSDPVLTVNPRQTVPAGGKRGLDGKVRNRTAAIMGDYHLEQNAADGTRESFTGNFCDTVQEQPDGTWLYVQDNPYPPHGGPAPTSAHH; encoded by the coding sequence ATGAGCATAATCAAGCACGCGCTGCCGCTCGCTGCCGCGGGAATTGTCCTGACGGCCGGCAGCATCGTCGTCCCTGGCCTCATACAGGCCGAACCGGCGTCCGCAAGCGCGTCGACTCTCACCGGGAATTCCTCGAACACCGCAGTCCAGGCAGGTGCGGAGGCCGCGGACAGGGCCGGTGCGCGGGCGGTCGCCAAGACCCCCGACCAATTGCTGCAGCTCCTGGGCGAGAGGATCAAGGCCAAGGACGTCAAGGGAATCATCGCCCTGCATGAGCCCGAGGCGGCGATCGTCAATTACGACGGGTCGATCATCCGGGGCCACAAGGAAATACGGGCCTTCTACGTCGAGTGGTTCAAGTCCGACCCGGTCCTCACCGTCAACCCGCGCCAGACCGTGCCGGCCGGCGGAAAGCGCGGGCTGGACGGCAAGGTACGCAACCGCACGGCGGCCATCATGGGTGACTACCACCTGGAGCAGAACGCGGCGGACGGCACCCGCGAGAGCTTCACCGGCAATTTCTGCGACACCGTGCAGGAGCAGCCGGACGGTACCTGGCTGTACGTCCAGGACAACCCGTACCCGCCGCACGGCGGCCCGGCGCCGACGTCGGCCCACCACTGA
- a CDS encoding isochorismatase family protein, producing the protein MPGLAPIPAYALPTAAELPTSTARWTPDESRAALLVHDMQRYFLAPFPARVREPLVRHCAQVRERCAALGVPVFYTAQPGSMTDEQRGLLKDFWGPGMRVDPADRQIVTELTPGPADQVLTKWRYSAFFRSDLLARMRAQGRDQLIVCGVYAHVGVLATALEAFTNDIQPFLVADALGDFSAEYHRLALDYAAARCAVVTTTEEVFR; encoded by the coding sequence GTGCCGGGCCTAGCCCCGATCCCAGCCTATGCACTGCCGACGGCGGCCGAACTGCCCACCAGCACCGCGCGGTGGACTCCGGACGAGAGCCGCGCGGCGCTGCTCGTGCACGACATGCAGCGCTACTTCCTCGCGCCGTTCCCCGCGCGGGTGCGCGAGCCGCTGGTCCGCCACTGCGCGCAGGTGCGGGAGCGCTGTGCCGCGCTCGGGGTCCCGGTGTTCTACACCGCGCAGCCCGGAAGCATGACGGACGAGCAACGCGGCCTGCTCAAGGACTTCTGGGGCCCGGGCATGCGGGTCGACCCCGCCGACCGGCAGATCGTCACAGAGCTCACGCCCGGGCCGGCGGACCAGGTGCTCACCAAGTGGCGCTACAGCGCGTTCTTCCGCTCGGACCTGCTGGCGCGGATGCGCGCCCAGGGCCGCGACCAGCTCATCGTCTGCGGCGTGTACGCGCACGTCGGTGTGCTGGCGACAGCCCTCGAAGCGTTCACCAACGACATCCAGCCGTTCCTGGTCGCCGACGCCCTCGGTGACTTCTCCGCCGAGTACCACCGGCTGGCCCTCGACTACGCGGCCGCTCGCTGCGCGGTGGTCACCACCACCGAGGAGGTCTTCCGATGA
- a CDS encoding 3-deoxy-7-phosphoheptulonate synthase has product MNVTSLEVSQTPLAQQQPQWGDPSRVEQVRDVLAALPPLVETASLSRLRNLLAGVAAGQAQVVQAGDCAEDPAECTAGDVERKAGLLHVLAGVMNAITHQPVVRVGRIAGQYAKPRSAPTESVGGVEIPVYRGHMVNGPEPDPEARRPDPRRLLAGYRAASQAMANLCPTPRARVGPAVWTSHEALLLDYEIPMLRRDREGRVALTSTHWPWIGERTRRPDGAHVALLADVVNPVACKVGPRMTVADLLGLCERLDPGREPGRLTLIARMGADATMDLLPPLVRAVRAAGHPVIWLVDPMHGNTVTTAEGRKTRIVETIVREVTAFQAAVRAAGAIPGGIHLETTPDPVTECADTPGGTDRIGDKYTTLCDPRLNPRQAVSVVSAWQPQTTTHSAEGEPCRA; this is encoded by the coding sequence GTGAACGTCACCTCGCTCGAAGTGTCACAAACCCCCCTCGCGCAGCAGCAGCCTCAATGGGGCGACCCGTCGCGGGTCGAGCAGGTCCGGGACGTGCTGGCCGCCCTCCCCCCGCTCGTGGAGACCGCGTCGCTGAGCCGGCTGCGGAACCTGCTCGCCGGTGTCGCCGCCGGGCAGGCGCAGGTGGTGCAGGCGGGTGACTGCGCCGAGGATCCCGCGGAGTGCACCGCGGGTGACGTGGAGCGAAAGGCGGGACTCCTCCATGTGCTCGCCGGCGTCATGAACGCGATCACCCACCAGCCGGTGGTGCGGGTGGGCCGCATCGCGGGCCAGTACGCCAAGCCCCGGTCGGCGCCCACCGAGTCGGTGGGCGGCGTCGAGATCCCGGTCTACCGAGGGCACATGGTGAACGGCCCGGAACCGGACCCGGAAGCGCGCCGGCCCGATCCCCGGCGCCTGCTGGCCGGCTACCGGGCGGCGAGCCAGGCCATGGCCAACCTCTGCCCGACGCCGCGGGCACGCGTCGGCCCGGCCGTCTGGACCAGCCACGAGGCACTGCTGCTCGACTACGAGATCCCGATGCTGCGACGGGACCGGGAGGGCCGGGTCGCGCTCACCTCCACGCACTGGCCGTGGATCGGCGAGCGGACCCGCAGGCCCGACGGCGCCCATGTCGCGCTGCTGGCCGATGTGGTCAACCCGGTCGCGTGCAAGGTCGGGCCGCGCATGACGGTCGCCGACCTGCTCGGGTTGTGCGAGCGCCTCGACCCGGGGAGGGAACCGGGGCGGCTCACCCTCATCGCCCGGATGGGCGCCGACGCGACCATGGATCTGCTGCCGCCGTTGGTCCGCGCCGTACGCGCCGCCGGACACCCGGTGATCTGGCTGGTCGACCCCATGCACGGCAACACCGTGACCACGGCCGAGGGACGCAAGACCCGGATCGTGGAGACGATCGTGCGGGAGGTCACGGCCTTTCAGGCCGCCGTGCGCGCGGCCGGCGCGATACCGGGCGGGATCCATCTGGAGACCACCCCGGACCCGGTGACCGAATGCGCCGACACTCCGGGCGGCACCGACCGGATCGGTGACAAGTACACGACCTTGTGCGACCCGCGCCTCAACCCCCGCCAGGCGGTATCGGTGGTGTCGGCCTGGCAGCCGCAGACGACGACGCACTCAGCCGAGGGAGAACCGTGCCGGGCCTAG